Proteins from one Fragaria vesca subsp. vesca linkage group LG6, FraVesHawaii_1.0, whole genome shotgun sequence genomic window:
- the LOC101297756 gene encoding WD repeat-containing protein 55-like — MEISLGKVAFDLDFHPSEQLVTAGLIDGDLHLYRYSSGSVPQRVLEVHAHSESCRAARFVNGGSAILTGSPDHTILATDVETGSAIARLENAHEDAINRLINLTASTIASGDDKGCIKVWDTRQRSCCNSFNAHEDYISDMTFSSDSMKLLGTSGDGTLSVCNLRKNKVQAKSEFSEDELLSVVIMKNRQKVVCSSQTGNILLYSWGCFKDCSDRFIDLSPNSVDALLKLDEDRLIAASETGLISLVGILPNRIIQPIAEHSDYPVERLAFSHDKKFLGSIAHDQLLKLWDMDDILQGSGTTSRTEATVGDSDSDEMDTDITPKSRKGTKRKNASKDHVTGSQNFFADLQMDG, encoded by the exons ATGGAAATAAGCTTGGGGAAAGTGGCGTTTGACCTCGATTTTCATCCATCAGAGCAATTAGTGACTGCAGGTCTCATTGATGGTGACCTTCACTTATACCGATATTCATCTGGTTCAGTACCTCAAAG AGTGTTGGAAGTACATGCACACAGCGAATCTTGCAGAGCTGCTCGATTTGTGAATGGGGGCAGTG CCATTTTGACGGGGTCTCCAGACCACACAATTCTTGCAACGGATGTGGAAACTGGTTCTGCTATCGCTCGCCTTGAAAATGCTCATGA GGATGCAATTAATAGACTTATAAACTTGACTGCGTCCACCATTGCCTCGGGTGATGATAAAGGCTGTATTAAG GTCTGGGATACCAGACAACGATCTTGCTGCAATTCATTTAACGCTCATGAGGACTACATCTCCGATATGACTTTTTCATCTGATTCCATGAAACTCCTGGGAACTAG TGGGGATGGAACTCTGTCTGTTTGCAATCTTCGAAAAAATAAG GTCCAAGCTAAATCTGAGTTTTCAGAAGACGAGTTACTATCTGTTGTTATCATGAAG AATCGTCAGAAAGTTGTTTGCAGCTCACAAACCGGGAATATATTGTTATATTCATGGGGTTGTTTCAAGGATTGTAG TGATCGTTTTATTGATCTCTCTCCAAATTCTGTTGATGCTTTGTTGAAG CTTGATGAAGATAGACTTATTGCTGCATCAGAGACCGGACTTATCAG CCTAGTAGGCATATTACCAAACAGAATCATCCAACCAATTGCAGAGCACTCAGATTATCCAGTAGAGCGTCTAG CTTTTTCTCATGATAAAAAGTTTCTGGGCAGTATAGCACATGACCAGCTGTTAAAG CTGTGGGATATGGATGATATATTGCAAGGCTCTGGAACTACTTCAAGGACTGAAGCAACTGTGGGGGACAGTGATAGTGATGAGATGGATACAGATATTACTCCAAAGTCTAGAAAAG GAACAAAGAGAAAAAATGCAAGCAAAGATCATGTTACGGGTTCACAAAACTTTTTTGCCGATTTACAGATGGATGGTTGA
- the LOC101304503 gene encoding uncharacterized protein LOC101304503: MKADRRSLQFDLGFNQFLKVALDNARSPNDIPCSCLKCHNNRFGNIQFIKDHVYFNGIMQNYTRWKWHRECSYAARHCLSEGSEIVEQIPDLGGNEDVGVLSDEDHKILPDSNEFMQFVEDGDKPLYPGCTKSTKMNGLVQTFNLKAKHGLSNSCYTDILILFHTLLPNGNEVPGSINLAKKTLSTLGMKYEKIDACPNDCILYRDLNVDAKKCPSCNASRWKLAKDGSEKVGVPTKTLWYFPPILRFRRMF; this comes from the coding sequence ATGAAGGCTGATAGGAGATCACTACAATTCGACTTAGGATTTAACCAGTTTCTTAAGGTTGCATTGGATAATGCTAGGAGCCCCAATGATATACCTTGCTCTTGCTTAAAGTGCCATAACAACCGATTTGGTAATATACAGTTCATTAAAGATCATGTCTATTTCAATGGTATAATGCAAAACTATACTCGTTGGAAATGGCACAGAGAATGTTCTTATGCTGCCAGACATTGTTTGAGTGAGGGTTCTGAAATAGTAGAGCAGATTCCTGATTTAGGAGGAAATGAAGATGTAGGTGTGCTCAGTGATGAAGATCACAAGATTTTGCCAGACTCGAATGAGTTTATGCAGTTCGTAGAGGATGGAGATAAGCCTCTATATCCTGGTTGTACCAAGTCAACCAAGATGAATGGTTTGGTACAAACATTCAATCTAAAAGCAAAACACGGATTGTCCAATTCTTGCTATACAGACATTTTAATATTGTTCCATACCCTGCTTCCTAATGGGAATGAAGTACCAGGGTCCATCAATTTGGCTAAGAAAACTCTTTCCACATTAGGGATGAAGTACGAGAAGATTGATGCTTGTCCAAATGACTGCATCTTGTATAGAGACCTAAATGTTGATGCTAAAAAATGTCCATCTTGTAATGCATCAAGGTGGAAACTAGCGAAGGACGGATCAGAGAAAGTAGGGGTGCCGACGAAGACATTGTGGTACTTTCCACCCATCCTAAGGTTTAGAAGGATGTTCTAA
- the LOC101304798 gene encoding uncharacterized protein LOC101304798, with the protein MVDTNWPDFGIEPRNLRLALSSDGFNPYGAVSSKYSCWPVILITYNLPPWLCIKRKYMMLTLLISGPKQPRNDIDVYLQPLVDDLKVLWDGIEQVYNFVRGEYFKLKAVLLWTINDFLAYGNLSGCVVKGYNTCPICVDQTKPYRLKHSKKLVFLRNRRQLPQHHHYRKQASAFDNIVEKDDAPRPLTGEETFARVQGLPKASGKENAPAPYKGPPENRPCWKKKSVFYELDYWKFLPIRHNFDVMHIEKNYCDAILVTLLNIPGKTKDEVAARLDMVDMGIRTDLKPTASVKRDKLPLASWNLFVD; encoded by the coding sequence ATGGTAGACACAAATTGGCCAGATTTTGGTATAGAACCTAGGAACCTTAGACTAGCATTGTCCTCAGATGGGTTTAACCCATATGGTGCAGTAAGCAGCAAATACTCTTGTTGGCCAGTGATACTGATCACCTATAACCTTCCTCCATGGTTATGCATTAAGAGGAAGTACATGATGCTAACTTTGTTAATTTCGGGACCTAAGCAACCCAGAAATGACATTGATGTCTATTTGCAGCCTTTAGTGGATGATTTGAAAGTCTTATGGGATGGGATTGAGCAAGTGTACAATTTTGTAAGAGGAGAGTACTTTAAGCTGAAAGCGGTATTGTTGTGGACTATAAACGATTTTCTCGCCTATGGGAACTTATCAGGGTGCGTTGTGAAAGGATACAATACGTGTCCAATCTGTGTTGATCAGACCAAACCTTATCGGTTGAAACACTCGAAGAAATTGGTATTTTTGAGGAATCGAAGACAACTGCCACAACATCATCATTACCGAAAGCAAGCTTCTGCTTTCGATAACATTGTAGAAAAAGATGATGCTCCTAGACCATTAACAGGAGAGGAGACATTTGCAAGAGTTCAAGGTCTGCCTAAAGCAAGTGGTAAGGAAAACGCTCCTGCCCCTTATAAGGGTCCTCCAGAAAATAGACCGTGCTGGAAGAAAAAGTCTGTTTTCTATGAACTTGATTACTGGAAGTTTCTTCCAATAAGACATAATTTTGATGTCATGCACATTGAGAAGAACTATTGTGATGCTATTCTTGTCACGTTGTTGAACATTCCGGGGAAGACTAAGGATGAGGTTGCTGCTAGATTGGATATGGTTGATATGGGGATACGCACTGATTTGAAGCCTACAGCTAGTGTAAAAAGAGACAAGTTGCCTTTGGCTAGTTGGAACTTGTTTGTAGATTAG